One segment of Tenrec ecaudatus isolate mTenEca1 chromosome 1, mTenEca1.hap1, whole genome shotgun sequence DNA contains the following:
- the RXFP4 gene encoding relaxin-3 receptor 2 has protein sequence MPTPSASPGLLWVNTSGGGVLSADDTAVSVDSLALRVMVALAYGLVGTIGLLGNLAVLWVLGDCARQGPRPPSDTFIFNLALADLGLAFTLPFWAAEMALDFHWPFGGALCKVVLTATVLNVYASIFLVTALSVARYWVVVMATGPGTHLSLFWARVATVAMWVAAALATVPTAVFGAEGEVWGVRLCLLRFPSRYWLGAYHLQRVVLAFLVPLGIIATSYFLLLAFLRRRQRQWRDSRAVAPSVRILVASFFLCWFPNHVVTFWGILVKFDLVPEDGAFYTVHTYVFPITTCLAHSNSCLNPVLYCLLRREPRRALMDILRSRRGKPWPQGQGCREQVALEEVGGQWAEGSSRESEASTLVTKLDKGIPKGRGPS, from the coding sequence ATGCCCACTCCCAGCGCCTCCCCCGGgctcctctgggtcaacacctctGGAGGCGGCGTGTTGAGTGCTGATGATACTGCAGTGTCGGTGGATTCCCTCGCATTGAGAGTCATGGTTGCCCTGGCCTATGGGTTGGTGGGGACCATAGGCCTGCTGGGAAATTTGGCTGTACTATGGGTGCTGGGTGACTGCGCTCGGCAGGGCCCCCGTCCGCCTTCCGACACCTTCATCTTCAACCTGGCCCTGGCAGACCTGGGGCTGGCCTTCACCCTTCCCTTCTGGGCAGCCGAGATGGCACTGGACTTCCACTGGCCCTTCGGAGGTGCCCTCTGCAAGGTGGTCCTGACAGCCACCGTCCTCAACGTCTACGCCAGCATATTCCTTGTCACGGCGCTGAGTGTGGCCCGCTACTGGGTGGTGGTCATGGCTACAGGCCCAGGTACCCATCTCTCGCTCTTCTGGGCTCGAGTGGCCACCGTGGCAATGTGGGTGGCTGCTGCCCTGGCGACGGTGCCCACTGCAGTCTTTGGGGCCGAAGGAGAAGTGTGGGGTGTGCGTCTGTGTCTGCTTCGTTTCCCCAGCAGGTATTGGCTGGGGGCCTACCATCTGCAGAGAGTGGTGCTGGCCTTCCTGGTACCTTTGGGCATCATCGCCACCAGCTACTTCCTCCTGCTGGCCTTCCTGCGGCGACGCCAGCGACAGTGGAGGGACAGCAGGGCAGTGGCTCCTTCTGTCCGAATCCTGGTGGcctccttcttcctctgctgGTTCCCCAACCACGTGGTCACTTTCTGGGGCATCCTGGTGAAGTTTGACCTGGTGCCGGAGGATGGCGCATTCTACACTGTCCACACCTACGTCTTCCCCATCACCACCTGCCTGGCGCACAGCAACAGCTGCCTCAACCCTGTGCTGTACTGTCTCCTGCGGCGGGAGCCTCGGCGGGCTCTGATGGACATCTTAAGGAGTCGGCGAGGGAAGCCGTGGCCCCAGGGCCAGGGCTGCAGGGAGCAGGTAGCTCTGGAGGAGGTAGGCGGGCAGTGGGCAGAGGGCAGTTCCCGGGAGAGTGAGGCTTCCACCTTGGTTACTAAGCTGGACAAGGGGATACCGAAGGGCAGGGGTCCAAGCTGA
- the ARHGEF2 gene encoding rho guanine nucleotide exchange factor 2 isoform X2, producing MTGKAKAREKERMKEAKDARYTNGHLFTTISVSGMTMCYACNKSITAKEALICPTCNVTIHNRCKDTLANCTKVKQKQQKAALLKNNTALQSVSLRCKTTTRERPTSAIYPSDSFRQSLLGSRRGRSSLSLSKSVSTTNIAGHFNDESPLGLRRILSQSTDSLNMRNRTLSVESLIDEGAEVIYNELMGDFEMDEKDFAADSWSLAVDSSFLQQHKKEEMKQQDVIYELIQTELHHVRTLKIMTRLFRTGMLEELQLEPAVVQGLFPCVDELSDIHTRFLSQLLERRRQALCPGSTRNFVIHRLGDLLISQFSGPSAEQMRKTYSEFCSRHTKALKLYKELYARDKRFQQFIRKVTRSAVLKRHGVQECILLVTQRITKYPVLVNRILQHSHGMEEEHQDLSTALGLMKELLCNVDQDVHELEKGARLQEIYNRMDPRAQTPVPSKGPFGREELLRRKLLHDGCLLWKTATGRFKDVLMLLMTDVLVFLQEKDQKYIFPALDKPSVVSLQNLIVRDIANQEKGMFLISAAPPEMYEVHTASRDDRSTWMRVIQQSVRVCPSREDFPLIETEDEAYLRRIKMELQQKDRALVELLQEKVGLFAEMTHFQAEEEGSSGMPLPTLPRGLFRSESLESPRGERLLQDAIREVEGLKDLLVGPGVELLSMARDPSLPTEPDGSGNTSPGVTANGEARTFNGAIELCRADSDSSQKDRNGNQLRSPQEEVLQRLVNLYGLLHGLQAAVAQQDTLMEARFPEGPERREKLSRANSRDGDAGRGGAAPGAPEKQATELALLQRQHALLQEELRRCRRLGEERATEASSLEARLRESEQARALLEREAEEARRQLAALGQAEPLPAEAPWARRSLDPRRRSLPAGDALYLSFTPPQPSRGHDRLDVPVTMRSVHRPFEDRERQELGSPEERLQDSSDPDTGSEEEGSSRLSPPHSPRDFTRMQDIPEETESRDGEPIASES from the exons GCCCGGGAAAAAGAGAGGATGAAGGAAGCCAAGGATGCCCGCTATACCAACGGGCACCTCTTCACCACCATCTCCGTCTCAGGCATGACCATGTGCTACGCCTGCAATAAGAGCATCACTGCCAAGGAGGCCCTCATCTGCCCGA CCTGCAATGTGACTATCCACAACCGCTGTAAAGACACCCTGGCCAACTGCACCAAGGTCAAGCAGAAG CAACAGAAAGCTGCCTTGCTGAAGAACAACACAGCTTTGCAGTCAGTTTCTCTTCGCTGTAAGA CAACAACCCGGGAGCGGCCTACCTCTGCCATCTACCCCTCTGACAGCTTCCGGCAGTCCCTGCTTGGCTCCCGCCGAGGCCGCTCGTCCTTGTCCCTCTCCAAGAGTGTGTCCACCACCAACATTGCTGG ACACTTCAACGATGAGTCCCCCCTGGGCCTGCGCCGGATCCTTTCGCAGTCCACGGACTCCCTCAACATGCGGAACAGAACCCTGTCGGTGGAGTCCCTCATTGATGAAG GTGCCGAGGTCATCTACAATGAGTTGATGGGAGACTTTGAGATGGATGAGAAGGACTTTGCGGCCGACTCCTGGAGCCTGGCCGTGGACAGCAGCTTCCTACAGCAGCACAAGAAGGAGGAGATGAAGCAGCAGGACGTCATCTATG AGCTAATCCAGACGGAGCTGCACCATGTGCGGACGCTGAAGATCATGACCCGGCTCTTCCGCACGGGGATGCTGGAGGAGCTGCAGCTGGAGCCCGCCGTGGTCCAGGGCCTGTTCCCCTGCGTGGACgagctcagtgacatccacacTCGCTTCCTCAGCCAGCTGCTGGAGCGCCGACGGCAGGCTCTGTGCCCCGGCAGCACCCGGAACTTCGTCATCCATCGCTTGGGCGACCTGCTCATCAGTCAG TTCTCAGGCCCCAGTGCAGAGCAGATGCGTAAGACCTACTCGGAGTTCTGCAGCCGCCACACGAAGGCCTTAAAGCTCTATAAGGAGCTGTATGCACGAGACAAGCGCTTCCAACAATTCATCCGG AAGGTGACCCGCTCAGCCGTGCTGAAGCGGCATGGGGTGCAGGAGTGCATCCTCCTGGTCACCCAGCGCATCACCAAGTACCCGGTGCTGGTCAACCGCATCCTGCAGCACTCCCATG ggatggaggaggagcaCCAGGACCTGtcgacagcactggggctaatgAAGGAGCTGCTGTGTAACGTGGACCAGGATGTGCACGAGCTGGAGAAGGGGGCACGCCTGCAGGAGATCTACAACCGCATGGATCCCCGCGCCCAGACCCCCGTGCCCAGCAAGGGGCCCTTTGGCCGAGAGGAACTTCTGCGCCGTAAACTCCTGCACGACGGCTGCCTGCTCTGGAAGACGGCCACTGGGCGCTTCAAAG ATGTGCTGATGCTGCTGATGACAGATGTGCTAGTGTTTCTCCAGGAGAAGGACCAGAAGTACATCTTCCCCGCCCTG GACAAGCCCTCAGTGGTCTCGCTGCAGAACCTAATCGTAAGGGACATCGCCAACCAGGAGAAAGGGATGTTTCTGATCAGCGCGGCCCCGCCTGAGATGTACGAGGTCCACACGGCTTCCCGAGACGACCGGAGCACCTGGATGCGTGTCATTCAGCAGAGTgtgcgagt GTGCCCGTCCAGGGAGGACTTCCCTCTGATTGAGACAGAGGATGAGGCGTACCTGCGGCGAATCAAGA TGGAGCTGCAGCAGAAGGACCGGGCGCTGGTGGAGCTGCTTCAGGAGAAGGTTGGGCTCTTTGCCGAGATGACCCACTTTCAGGCTGAAGAGGAGGGCAGCAGTGGGATGCCCCTGCCCACGCTGCCCAGGGGCCTTTTCCGCTCTGAGTCCCTCGAGTCCCCACGAGGAGAGCGGCTGCTGCAGGACGCCATTCGTGAGG tGGAGGGTCTGAAAGACTTGCTGGTGGGCCCTGGAGTAGAGCTGCTCTCAATGGCCCGGGACCCCTCCCTGCCCACGGAGCCGGACGGTAGCGGCAACACGAGCCCTGGAGTCACCGCCA ATGGTGAAGCCAGGACCTTCAACGGTGCCATTGAGCTCTGCAGAGCGGACTCTGACTCTAGCCAGAAG GATCGGAATGGCAATCAGCTGAGATCTCCCCAGGAG GAGGTGCTGCAGCGACTGGTCAATCTCTATGGACTTCTGCATGGCCTACAG GCTGCTGTGGCTCAGCAGGACACTTTGATGGAAGCCCGGTTCCCTGAGGGCCCTGAGCGAAGGGAGAAGCTGTCCAGAGCCAACTCTCGGGATGGGGACGCTGGCCGGGGCGGTGCCGCCCCGGGGGCTCCCGAAAAGCAGGCCACGGAACTGGCGTTGCTGCAGCGGCAACATGCGCTGCTGCAGGAGGAGCTGCGGCGCTGCCGGCGGCTGGGCGAGGAGCGGGCCACGGAGGCCAGCAGTCTGGAAGCCCGGCTGCGGGAGAGCGAGCAGGCCCGCGCTCTGCTGGAGCGAGAAGCCGAAGAGGCCCGCAGGCAGCTGGCCGCCTTGGGCCAGGCCGAACCCCTGCCAGCCGAGGCCCCCTGGGCCCGGAGGTCTCTAGATCCTCGGCGGCGCAGCCTCCCCGCAGGCGATGCCCTGTACCTGAGCTTCACGCCCCCCCAG CCCAGCCGAGGCCATGACCGCCTCGATGTGCCTGTGACGATGCGCTCCGTCCACCGGCCCTTTGAGGACCGAGAGCGGCAGGAGCTGGGCAGTCCTGAGGAACGGCTGCAGGACAGCAGTGATCCCGACACCGGCAGTGAGGAGGAAGGTAGCAGCCGCCTATCTCCCCCGCATAGCCCACGAG ACTTCACGCGAATGCAGGACATCCCGGAGGAGACGGAGAGCCGAGACGGAGAGCCTATAGCTTCAGAGAGCTAA
- the ARHGEF2 gene encoding rho guanine nucleotide exchange factor 2 isoform X1, producing the protein MSRIESLTRARIDRSKELASKAREKERMKEAKDARYTNGHLFTTISVSGMTMCYACNKSITAKEALICPTCNVTIHNRCKDTLANCTKVKQKQQKAALLKNNTALQSVSLRCKTTTRERPTSAIYPSDSFRQSLLGSRRGRSSLSLSKSVSTTNIAGHFNDESPLGLRRILSQSTDSLNMRNRTLSVESLIDEGAEVIYNELMGDFEMDEKDFAADSWSLAVDSSFLQQHKKEEMKQQDVIYELIQTELHHVRTLKIMTRLFRTGMLEELQLEPAVVQGLFPCVDELSDIHTRFLSQLLERRRQALCPGSTRNFVIHRLGDLLISQFSGPSAEQMRKTYSEFCSRHTKALKLYKELYARDKRFQQFIRKVTRSAVLKRHGVQECILLVTQRITKYPVLVNRILQHSHGMEEEHQDLSTALGLMKELLCNVDQDVHELEKGARLQEIYNRMDPRAQTPVPSKGPFGREELLRRKLLHDGCLLWKTATGRFKDVLMLLMTDVLVFLQEKDQKYIFPALDKPSVVSLQNLIVRDIANQEKGMFLISAAPPEMYEVHTASRDDRSTWMRVIQQSVRVCPSREDFPLIETEDEAYLRRIKMELQQKDRALVELLQEKVGLFAEMTHFQAEEEGSSGMPLPTLPRGLFRSESLESPRGERLLQDAIREVEGLKDLLVGPGVELLSMARDPSLPTEPDGSGNTSPGVTANGEARTFNGAIELCRADSDSSQKDRNGNQLRSPQEEVLQRLVNLYGLLHGLQAAVAQQDTLMEARFPEGPERREKLSRANSRDGDAGRGGAAPGAPEKQATELALLQRQHALLQEELRRCRRLGEERATEASSLEARLRESEQARALLEREAEEARRQLAALGQAEPLPAEAPWARRSLDPRRRSLPAGDALYLSFTPPQPSRGHDRLDVPVTMRSVHRPFEDRERQELGSPEERLQDSSDPDTGSEEEGSSRLSPPHSPRDFTRMQDIPEETESRDGEPIASES; encoded by the exons GCCCGGGAAAAAGAGAGGATGAAGGAAGCCAAGGATGCCCGCTATACCAACGGGCACCTCTTCACCACCATCTCCGTCTCAGGCATGACCATGTGCTACGCCTGCAATAAGAGCATCACTGCCAAGGAGGCCCTCATCTGCCCGA CCTGCAATGTGACTATCCACAACCGCTGTAAAGACACCCTGGCCAACTGCACCAAGGTCAAGCAGAAG CAACAGAAAGCTGCCTTGCTGAAGAACAACACAGCTTTGCAGTCAGTTTCTCTTCGCTGTAAGA CAACAACCCGGGAGCGGCCTACCTCTGCCATCTACCCCTCTGACAGCTTCCGGCAGTCCCTGCTTGGCTCCCGCCGAGGCCGCTCGTCCTTGTCCCTCTCCAAGAGTGTGTCCACCACCAACATTGCTGG ACACTTCAACGATGAGTCCCCCCTGGGCCTGCGCCGGATCCTTTCGCAGTCCACGGACTCCCTCAACATGCGGAACAGAACCCTGTCGGTGGAGTCCCTCATTGATGAAG GTGCCGAGGTCATCTACAATGAGTTGATGGGAGACTTTGAGATGGATGAGAAGGACTTTGCGGCCGACTCCTGGAGCCTGGCCGTGGACAGCAGCTTCCTACAGCAGCACAAGAAGGAGGAGATGAAGCAGCAGGACGTCATCTATG AGCTAATCCAGACGGAGCTGCACCATGTGCGGACGCTGAAGATCATGACCCGGCTCTTCCGCACGGGGATGCTGGAGGAGCTGCAGCTGGAGCCCGCCGTGGTCCAGGGCCTGTTCCCCTGCGTGGACgagctcagtgacatccacacTCGCTTCCTCAGCCAGCTGCTGGAGCGCCGACGGCAGGCTCTGTGCCCCGGCAGCACCCGGAACTTCGTCATCCATCGCTTGGGCGACCTGCTCATCAGTCAG TTCTCAGGCCCCAGTGCAGAGCAGATGCGTAAGACCTACTCGGAGTTCTGCAGCCGCCACACGAAGGCCTTAAAGCTCTATAAGGAGCTGTATGCACGAGACAAGCGCTTCCAACAATTCATCCGG AAGGTGACCCGCTCAGCCGTGCTGAAGCGGCATGGGGTGCAGGAGTGCATCCTCCTGGTCACCCAGCGCATCACCAAGTACCCGGTGCTGGTCAACCGCATCCTGCAGCACTCCCATG ggatggaggaggagcaCCAGGACCTGtcgacagcactggggctaatgAAGGAGCTGCTGTGTAACGTGGACCAGGATGTGCACGAGCTGGAGAAGGGGGCACGCCTGCAGGAGATCTACAACCGCATGGATCCCCGCGCCCAGACCCCCGTGCCCAGCAAGGGGCCCTTTGGCCGAGAGGAACTTCTGCGCCGTAAACTCCTGCACGACGGCTGCCTGCTCTGGAAGACGGCCACTGGGCGCTTCAAAG ATGTGCTGATGCTGCTGATGACAGATGTGCTAGTGTTTCTCCAGGAGAAGGACCAGAAGTACATCTTCCCCGCCCTG GACAAGCCCTCAGTGGTCTCGCTGCAGAACCTAATCGTAAGGGACATCGCCAACCAGGAGAAAGGGATGTTTCTGATCAGCGCGGCCCCGCCTGAGATGTACGAGGTCCACACGGCTTCCCGAGACGACCGGAGCACCTGGATGCGTGTCATTCAGCAGAGTgtgcgagt GTGCCCGTCCAGGGAGGACTTCCCTCTGATTGAGACAGAGGATGAGGCGTACCTGCGGCGAATCAAGA TGGAGCTGCAGCAGAAGGACCGGGCGCTGGTGGAGCTGCTTCAGGAGAAGGTTGGGCTCTTTGCCGAGATGACCCACTTTCAGGCTGAAGAGGAGGGCAGCAGTGGGATGCCCCTGCCCACGCTGCCCAGGGGCCTTTTCCGCTCTGAGTCCCTCGAGTCCCCACGAGGAGAGCGGCTGCTGCAGGACGCCATTCGTGAGG tGGAGGGTCTGAAAGACTTGCTGGTGGGCCCTGGAGTAGAGCTGCTCTCAATGGCCCGGGACCCCTCCCTGCCCACGGAGCCGGACGGTAGCGGCAACACGAGCCCTGGAGTCACCGCCA ATGGTGAAGCCAGGACCTTCAACGGTGCCATTGAGCTCTGCAGAGCGGACTCTGACTCTAGCCAGAAG GATCGGAATGGCAATCAGCTGAGATCTCCCCAGGAG GAGGTGCTGCAGCGACTGGTCAATCTCTATGGACTTCTGCATGGCCTACAG GCTGCTGTGGCTCAGCAGGACACTTTGATGGAAGCCCGGTTCCCTGAGGGCCCTGAGCGAAGGGAGAAGCTGTCCAGAGCCAACTCTCGGGATGGGGACGCTGGCCGGGGCGGTGCCGCCCCGGGGGCTCCCGAAAAGCAGGCCACGGAACTGGCGTTGCTGCAGCGGCAACATGCGCTGCTGCAGGAGGAGCTGCGGCGCTGCCGGCGGCTGGGCGAGGAGCGGGCCACGGAGGCCAGCAGTCTGGAAGCCCGGCTGCGGGAGAGCGAGCAGGCCCGCGCTCTGCTGGAGCGAGAAGCCGAAGAGGCCCGCAGGCAGCTGGCCGCCTTGGGCCAGGCCGAACCCCTGCCAGCCGAGGCCCCCTGGGCCCGGAGGTCTCTAGATCCTCGGCGGCGCAGCCTCCCCGCAGGCGATGCCCTGTACCTGAGCTTCACGCCCCCCCAG CCCAGCCGAGGCCATGACCGCCTCGATGTGCCTGTGACGATGCGCTCCGTCCACCGGCCCTTTGAGGACCGAGAGCGGCAGGAGCTGGGCAGTCCTGAGGAACGGCTGCAGGACAGCAGTGATCCCGACACCGGCAGTGAGGAGGAAGGTAGCAGCCGCCTATCTCCCCCGCATAGCCCACGAG ACTTCACGCGAATGCAGGACATCCCGGAGGAGACGGAGAGCCGAGACGGAGAGCCTATAGCTTCAGAGAGCTAA